aatgtcttcaatcttctttTCTCCCACGGATGTATCAGAGACGAGGGTTAgaatagcggtgtgcccctttcgcaaacacttctgggccataaggaaagagatgatgcctacaacagcaccactcttgtcaccacgaatcacgaggggttctttatcagaacgagggatacggacaattttctccttgcaaataatctccgcttggtgttgagataaccaatccatcccaatgacagcgtcaaaactacccagaacgataggaatgaggtcgattgaaaaggtctgatcggcaaggacaagcttgcaacccttaagtacatgtgtagcctctaaacttttaccatttgctaactctacaatGTGTTTGGTGTTGAAAAGGGTTGGAGTATGcgtaagcatctgactaactctTAGGAACACATATCTGTACCTGAATTAACTAAAATAGAAACAAAGAAATTGTCTGGTAGGAACCTACCCGCCACAACGTTGAGGTtgtttccttcttcctcttgtccATTCAGAAGCTCATGCTTACCAGTCCTGCGGTTATCCTTATTGTCTCCGTTATTGTCCCCGTTGCCCTGGTTGCCGCTGTTGTCACGATTCTGTCTCATCTGCGGACAGTTCCTCTTGAAGTGACTCTCAGCACCGCACTGGTAACATCTCACATTACCCTGCTGGTGTTGCCGTTGGTTCCGGTTTGCAGGATATGGGCTCGTACAGTCTCTAGCCATATGTCCCAACTTCTTGCACCGATGACAACACGATTCTGCACATGACCCGCTGTGGTGACGTTGGCACTTGCGGCATCTCGGTTTATTCCCTAGGTATCTCCCCTGATTTTGGTAGTTCAGCCCGAGTTTCCTGTGCGGTTCCCGTCGTATAGAGCTAGGACCCTCACTTTGGTGCTCACCCCAACTATACTTGTTACTAATAAGAGCATTTGCATTGGAAGAGCTAcgcttgggcaacttgccctcttcCACCGCCTGATCGGTGAGTTGGTGCGCCAAACGAACGACTTGCTAGATTGTGGGAAGGTTGGCCGCACTCACAGACCCTTGGATTTCCGGGACTAAGCCTCTGAGGTATAGCTTGATTCGCCTAGATATGGGTTGTGACATGTTAGGACATAAGGCAGCCAAGTTGTTGGACCTCTTTgtgtacgcctcaatctctgatccTTCCATCTTCAAACCATAATACTCTATTTCAAGTTTCAGAATGTCGTCCAGGTGGCAGAATTCTTCCTTAATCGAATCCTTGAAGTCGCTCCAGAGGGTGGCATTCGCGTCTGCCAAACCGAGCATCTGAACTTGTGCATTCCACCAAGAATACGCTTTCCCTTGCAACATGACAGTAGCGTACTCTACTCGTTTGCCAGCAGGACTTTCACTTTCTTTGAACGTATATTCGATTCTTCGGATCCAGTGTAGAATGTCGATTGTCCCTCCAGTGCCATCGAAAGTGGGAGGTTTACACTCCAAGAACGCCCTGAAGGTGCCCATGCAGGATTGGGTGTGCATGGGTTGACTCCCTGATTGGGTTGCTAAGGCTTCAGCAATCCGTTTGTTAATCAAGGTCGTCAGCTGACCCTGGGTCATGTTGAGAcgcccactcatgatcttcacatcgaGGGGAACACAGGTAAGAAAGGTATCGCAAcatgcgtaagtgtgggacgataGTAGAGCGTAAACACACAAGGTTCAATAGCAATTGTCACATTATCTAATGCATAGCgagaactatctaaccgacaatataacataaatcataccacttatggtgtcgagtcttgcacgtggagtgaagcgtcgttgtggatcgttgagcactgtacaggttatagtctggttttatcgaaaagctttccctttttaaaaacaagttcactataaccaatggctctgataccaatctgtcacacccccaaaatcaccatgcggagtaccaccgcttggaggcgtgacgtgaccagga
The Helianthus annuus cultivar XRQ/B chromosome 6, HanXRQr2.0-SUNRISE, whole genome shotgun sequence genome window above contains:
- the LOC110945058 gene encoding uncharacterized protein LOC110945058; this translates as MGTFRAFLECKPPTFDGTGGTIDILHWIRRIEYTFKESESPAGKRVEYATVMLQGKAYSWWNAQVQMLGLADANATLWSDFKDSIKEEFCHLDDILKLEIEYYGLKMEGSEIEAYTKRSNNLAALCPNMSQPISRRIKLYLRGLVPEIQGSVSAANLPTI